A genome region from Bacillota bacterium includes the following:
- the nuoE gene encoding NADH-quinone oxidoreductase subunit NuoE, with translation MSMQAVECIEDSDPRFRRLDEVIERYGRDPSALIQVLHEAQKLFGYLPESVHVRIASRLGVPVSHVFGVSTFYALFALRPVGRHRIQVCMGTACYVKGGEQLLAELQERLKVGIGETTGDGRFQLEAARCLGCCGLSPVMTVDGDVYAQCKPRQIPAILKKYD, from the coding sequence ATGTCCATGCAAGCTGTTGAGTGCATAGAAGATTCGGATCCCCGTTTCCGTCGCCTGGACGAGGTGATCGAGCGGTACGGGCGAGATCCCTCCGCCCTCATCCAGGTTCTCCACGAGGCCCAGAAGCTCTTCGGCTACCTGCCCGAATCGGTGCACGTGCGGATAGCCAGCAGGCTGGGAGTTCCCGTGAGCCACGTGTTCGGGGTCTCCACGTTTTACGCCCTGTTTGCTTTGCGCCCGGTGGGCCGGCACCGCATTCAGGTGTGCATGGGGACTGCCTGTTACGTCAAAGGGGGAGAACAGCTCCTTGCCGAACTGCAGGAGCGGCTGAAGGTAGGCATCGGGGAGACCACGGGCGACGGGCGTTTCCAGCTGGAGGCTGCCCGCTGCCTGGGGTGTTGCGGCCTTTCCCCCGTCATGACCGTGGACGGCGACGTTTACGCCCAGTGTAAACCTCGCCAGATCCCGGCCATACTGAAGAAATACGACTGA
- a CDS encoding ABC transporter permease, producing the protein MVVKRKDMRRATPDSFSFRKYAVRRFVQNRGAVLGLLLFVSLIVSAVLAPWIAPYDPYEVSSNRLARPSREHPLGTDALGRDVLSRILYGGRISLQVGVIAVGIAAVTGTVLGLIAGYFEGWLDHVIMRLMEVMLAFPGILLAMAIIAVLGSGLFNVMIAVGIASVPSYTRLVRGVTLSVKQNEYVQAARALGSGTGRIMLRHLVPNIAAPIVVLSTLGVASAILTCAGLSFIGLGAPPPTAEWGAMLAADRVYLRRAWWVVAFPGLAITISVLAINLLGDGLRDALDPRLK; encoded by the coding sequence GTGGTGGTTAAGAGAAAGGATATGCGTCGTGCCACGCCCGACTCGTTTTCGTTCCGGAAGTACGCCGTGCGCAGGTTCGTTCAGAACCGGGGCGCTGTGCTGGGCTTGTTGCTGTTTGTCTCCCTGATAGTCTCCGCCGTCCTGGCCCCCTGGATTGCCCCCTATGACCCATACGAAGTGAGTTCTAACCGTCTCGCTCGTCCCTCGCGGGAGCATCCCCTGGGAACAGATGCGCTGGGAAGGGATGTCCTGAGCCGGATCCTGTACGGAGGCCGGATTTCCCTGCAGGTGGGAGTGATAGCGGTAGGCATTGCGGCAGTAACTGGGACTGTGCTGGGCCTCATCGCCGGCTACTTTGAAGGTTGGCTGGACCATGTCATCATGCGCTTGATGGAAGTCATGTTAGCCTTTCCAGGTATACTCCTGGCAATGGCAATTATCGCCGTGCTTGGCTCCGGCCTGTTCAACGTTATGATCGCGGTGGGCATTGCCTCCGTTCCCTCCTACACCAGACTGGTGCGGGGAGTGACTCTGTCGGTTAAGCAGAACGAATATGTGCAGGCTGCTCGCGCGTTGGGTAGCGGGACCGGGCGCATCATGTTGCGCCACCTGGTGCCAAACATTGCTGCCCCCATCGTGGTTCTGTCCACCCTGGGGGTGGCGAGTGCCATCCTCACCTGTGCGGGGCTGAGTTTCATCGGGTTGGGCGCACCTCCTCCCACTGCGGAGTGGGGTGCCATGCTGGCTGCGGATCGGGTTTACCTGCGTCGTGCCTGGTGGGTGGTGGCTTTCCCGGGCCTGGCCATTACCATTTCAGTGCTAGCCATCAACCTGTTGGGTGACGGTCTGCGGGACGCGCTGGATCCTCGGCTCAAGTGA
- a CDS encoding D-aminoacylase, whose protein sequence is MLDLLIKNARVVDGSGNPWFRGEVGVRGGKVAVVSRHSLDAPAARAIDAAGMVVCPGFIDLHSHSDYTVWVHNRAESALRMGVTTEAVGQCGGTVHTFSGEALRDRIRDTMASFSLVLPAEAEVRWNTLAEWRSALESRGIGINLCPFIGHGTVRESVLGTEGKGGERSEPAPEEMERMKALVRQGMEDGAFGISTGLRYAPGRNAFTEEVVELARVVAECGGVYTSHIRSEEEYLVSAVRELVRISREARLPACVSHHKAMLPENWGKTFETIRVLERARDEGVDVICDVYPWTLARQANLGTWFMGHILSPDSGTPESEQLFRRLKDDGEWGKIREAVRAGHAKEVQLNEERRRVLARKGVMVPDIWDPETFDYIVWSPAHPELEGLNFRDVGRVLGCDDYWDAVRMVYLEDEGFTQVAAGGMAEEDMLHVLRWPWSCVSTDGFALDNSPDLSRPQCGVHPRQYGTYPKVLGRYVREARFLRLEEAIRKMTSLPAQFLGLRDRGLVREGMWADLVVFDPETVACAATHREPSKYPMGIAYVLVNGQLVIDQGRHTGILAGKVLSR, encoded by the coding sequence TTGCTGGATCTACTTATCAAGAACGCCAGGGTGGTTGATGGCTCTGGCAATCCGTGGTTTCGGGGTGAGGTGGGAGTGCGGGGAGGAAAGGTGGCGGTGGTTTCACGCCACTCGCTCGATGCCCCTGCGGCTCGCGCCATCGACGCCGCCGGTATGGTAGTTTGTCCCGGATTCATCGACCTGCACAGCCACTCCGATTACACCGTTTGGGTGCACAATCGGGCCGAGAGCGCATTGCGTATGGGCGTGACCACGGAGGCTGTGGGTCAGTGCGGGGGTACTGTACATACGTTCTCCGGCGAGGCGTTGCGCGACCGTATCCGGGATACCATGGCCTCTTTCTCACTGGTCCTCCCGGCCGAAGCCGAGGTGCGGTGGAACACTCTGGCCGAGTGGCGGTCGGCGCTCGAGTCCCGGGGCATAGGAATCAATCTCTGCCCCTTCATCGGCCACGGCACGGTGCGCGAATCCGTGCTGGGAACGGAGGGTAAGGGCGGGGAAAGAAGCGAGCCGGCTCCCGAGGAGATGGAGAGGATGAAAGCCCTGGTGCGGCAGGGAATGGAGGACGGGGCCTTCGGAATCTCAACCGGACTCCGCTATGCCCCGGGGCGGAATGCGTTTACGGAAGAAGTAGTCGAACTCGCCAGGGTGGTGGCGGAGTGCGGCGGAGTTTATACTTCGCACATCCGCAGCGAAGAAGAGTACCTGGTCTCCGCGGTTAGGGAGCTTGTCCGCATCAGCCGGGAGGCCCGCTTGCCGGCATGCGTGTCCCACCACAAGGCCATGCTACCCGAGAACTGGGGCAAGACGTTCGAAACTATTCGCGTCCTTGAGCGTGCTCGCGACGAGGGTGTGGACGTCATCTGCGACGTTTATCCGTGGACGCTGGCGCGTCAGGCCAACCTCGGAACCTGGTTCATGGGGCACATCCTGTCTCCCGACAGCGGCACTCCGGAGTCCGAGCAGTTGTTCCGGCGCCTGAAGGACGATGGCGAGTGGGGCAAGATCAGGGAAGCGGTCCGAGCGGGGCATGCAAAGGAGGTGCAGCTGAACGAGGAGCGTCGCCGGGTTCTTGCCAGGAAGGGAGTGATGGTGCCTGACATCTGGGACCCGGAGACGTTCGACTACATAGTGTGGTCCCCGGCGCATCCCGAACTGGAGGGGCTGAACTTCCGCGATGTGGGGCGGGTCCTGGGCTGCGACGATTACTGGGATGCCGTGCGAATGGTGTACCTCGAAGACGAGGGCTTTACCCAGGTAGCGGCGGGCGGCATGGCCGAGGAAGACATGCTGCATGTTCTGAGGTGGCCGTGGTCTTGCGTTTCGACGGACGGATTTGCGCTGGACAACTCTCCCGACCTTAGTCGCCCGCAATGCGGGGTGCACCCGCGGCAATATGGGACCTACCCGAAGGTGCTGGGCCGATACGTACGGGAAGCCAGATTTCTCCGGCTGGAGGAAGCCATCCGCAAGATGACGTCGTTGCCTGCACAGTTCCTGGGGTTGAGAGACCGGGGGCTGGTGCGGGAAGGGATGTGGGCTGACCTGGTGGTTTTCGATCCCGAGACGGTGGCCTGCGCTGCGACGCACCGTGAGCCCTCGAAGTATCCGATGGGAATCGCGTACGTCCTGGTGAACGGGCAACTTGTGATAGACCAGGGGCGGCACACGGGTATTCTGGCTGGGAAGGTTTTGTCCAGGTGA
- a CDS encoding NAD/NADP octopine/nopaline dehydrogenase family protein produces the protein MSKPVAVLGGGNGGHCMAADLALAGYRVNFYELPDFAGRVEKVLRTGEIKLTGIGRQGIARLHTATTDMAEALRDVELVNVVVPAFGHGRFFREMLPHLRDGQLVVMWAADFGSLELLHFLRQNAPDLRVDIVETNTLPYGTRMVEPGWVHLALVAPLVTAAALPAMRNASVIPQLQGYFPMVQPARDVLSCAFSNPNPIVHPPGSLLNVGRIQYSGGDFYMYREGITEAVARVIRRVFDEVKRVADAYGTEVIEYEDRDFNTTGSIMAVAFQAPFNTLGVIAQIKGPSSVHDRYITEDLPQGLVPISQLARKAGVSTPLIDAIVSLGSAVCDRDFWSEGRTLAKLGIDGLSAAEIQRLVREGL, from the coding sequence GTGAGCAAACCTGTGGCGGTGCTGGGCGGAGGTAACGGGGGTCACTGCATGGCGGCTGACCTGGCCCTGGCGGGGTACCGGGTGAATTTTTACGAACTACCCGACTTCGCCGGTCGGGTTGAGAAGGTCCTGAGGACGGGGGAGATCAAGCTTACGGGGATCGGGAGGCAGGGGATTGCTCGGCTGCACACGGCTACGACCGACATGGCCGAGGCCCTGCGGGACGTGGAGCTTGTCAACGTGGTGGTCCCCGCATTTGGCCACGGGCGGTTTTTCCGGGAAATGTTGCCTCACCTGCGGGACGGGCAGTTGGTGGTGATGTGGGCGGCTGACTTCGGTTCTCTGGAGCTGCTGCACTTTCTCAGGCAGAATGCCCCCGACTTGCGGGTAGACATCGTGGAGACCAACACTTTACCCTACGGGACCCGGATGGTGGAACCGGGCTGGGTTCACCTTGCCCTGGTTGCTCCCCTTGTTACGGCGGCTGCCCTTCCGGCCATGAGAAACGCCTCGGTGATTCCGCAACTGCAAGGGTATTTCCCCATGGTGCAGCCGGCCCGGGACGTCCTCTCGTGTGCGTTCAGCAACCCCAACCCCATTGTCCATCCCCCCGGTTCTCTCCTCAACGTGGGTCGTATCCAATACAGTGGCGGCGACTTCTACATGTACCGGGAAGGGATAACCGAGGCGGTGGCCAGGGTCATCCGCCGGGTGTTCGACGAGGTGAAGAGGGTGGCGGACGCCTACGGGACGGAGGTGATCGAGTACGAGGACCGTGACTTCAACACCACGGGGAGCATCATGGCGGTGGCTTTCCAGGCGCCATTTAACACCCTCGGTGTAATCGCCCAGATCAAGGGACCCAGTTCCGTACACGACCGGTATATCACCGAGGACCTGCCCCAGGGTTTGGTTCCCATCTCCCAGCTTGCCCGCAAGGCGGGCGTGAGCACGCCGCTCATCGACGCCATCGTTTCGCTGGGCTCGGCTGTGTGCGATCGGGATTTCTGGTCGGAGGGAAGGACACTGGCGAAGCTGGGAATCGACGGCCTTTCCGCCGCTGAAATCCAGCGCCTGGTGCGGGAGGGACTCTGA
- a CDS encoding serine hydrolase domain-containing protein: MTGDWAPFEAYAERMMAAYQVPGIAVAVAQDGKQVFGRGFGWRDRERELPVTENTVFGIGSITKSFTAVAIMQLEEEGKLSVEDPVVKYLPEFRVGKDGAAGKITIHHFLTHTSGLPPLPSLFLCMAPSMQGDPSVKDFPLSVGVDGKQPIYTYEQLMDFIASLDVQLLGPPGAYFSYSNDAYALLGAIVERVSGQSYESFVTERILEPLGMEHTTFDLKVMEQFPEVTELYAARENNGKEEAYAAPQWWEAPAMVAAGFLRSNVGDLLRYMEVYRTGGVGNGRRILSAESVARMTAPHVWCEPGLYYGYGLVIHPNYHGVSLVEHGGGIKGVSAYVSCVPEKGVTGAALANLAGVPSGQILLGAMNIILGLPVDTRRFDYPDYACPPERLERYAGEYRSGEGAQIKVSVTDGTLQVEMQGKRMHARPVGVGMFVIKQKEEESLLRFLFNARGEVYAVASGFRIIPRVGGLARTA; this comes from the coding sequence ATGACGGGTGATTGGGCGCCATTTGAGGCGTATGCTGAGCGCATGATGGCGGCGTATCAGGTACCCGGGATTGCAGTCGCGGTAGCACAGGACGGCAAGCAGGTTTTCGGCCGCGGGTTCGGGTGGCGCGACCGGGAACGCGAGTTGCCGGTTACTGAGAACACGGTTTTTGGCATTGGCTCGATCACCAAGTCGTTCACCGCCGTGGCGATTATGCAGCTGGAGGAGGAAGGCAAGCTTTCGGTGGAGGACCCCGTCGTCAAGTACCTCCCGGAGTTCCGGGTGGGTAAGGACGGGGCCGCGGGGAAGATCACGATCCACCACTTCCTGACGCATACCAGCGGGCTGCCTCCTCTGCCTTCCCTGTTCTTGTGCATGGCCCCCAGCATGCAGGGCGATCCCAGCGTAAAGGACTTCCCGCTCAGCGTGGGCGTTGACGGTAAGCAACCGATTTACACGTACGAGCAGCTGATGGACTTCATTGCCAGCCTGGACGTCCAACTGCTCGGCCCGCCCGGGGCATACTTCAGCTACTCCAACGATGCTTATGCCCTCCTGGGGGCGATTGTTGAGCGTGTGAGCGGGCAATCTTACGAGTCCTTCGTCACCGAACGCATCCTTGAACCGCTGGGGATGGAGCACACGACCTTTGATCTGAAGGTCATGGAGCAGTTTCCGGAAGTCACGGAGCTGTACGCTGCCCGGGAAAATAACGGCAAAGAGGAAGCGTATGCGGCACCCCAGTGGTGGGAGGCACCTGCCATGGTGGCAGCAGGCTTTCTGCGTTCCAACGTGGGTGACCTGCTGCGGTACATGGAGGTGTACCGCACGGGAGGCGTGGGAAACGGCCGACGCATCCTCTCGGCCGAAAGCGTGGCCCGGATGACAGCACCCCATGTCTGGTGTGAACCGGGGCTGTATTACGGCTATGGTCTGGTAATTCACCCCAACTACCACGGCGTATCTCTGGTCGAGCACGGGGGTGGCATCAAGGGGGTATCTGCGTACGTCAGTTGCGTTCCCGAAAAGGGTGTGACGGGGGCAGCTCTGGCCAACCTTGCGGGGGTTCCCTCGGGCCAGATCCTGCTTGGTGCGATGAATATCATCCTGGGCCTGCCGGTGGATACCCGCCGTTTCGACTACCCCGATTATGCGTGTCCCCCCGAGCGGCTGGAGCGGTATGCGGGTGAATACCGTTCGGGCGAGGGAGCTCAGATCAAGGTATCAGTCACGGACGGCACGCTCCAGGTCGAGATGCAGGGCAAGCGCATGCACGCGAGGCCCGTTGGCGTTGGCATGTTCGTGATTAAGCAGAAAGAAGAGGAATCGTTGCTGCGTTTTCTCTTCAACGCCCGCGGTGAGGTATATGCGGTTGCCTCCGGTTTTCGCATCATCCCACGGGTGGGGGGCCTCGCCAGAACGGCGTGA
- a CDS encoding ABC transporter substrate-binding protein: MRRWRYMAITLVVVLVATVLVGCRTRSTGEGAKEPAQEVRRGGTVVIGYMEEPNTLDPHKTAAGAAYFVMSLISDPVVQTDPQTGDFIPHLAKRWEVSGDGLEVTLYLRDDVKFHSGVPFTAHALKATWDRAFDPKTKTVAASKMLGPVKEIIALDDYTLKLRMEKPFGPLFYGLSLGGYTHAIDPTNLEKYGEDYGRHPASTGPYKFEEWVTGQWITLVRNEDYKWAPSFASNQGPPYPEKIQIKYILEDATRVAALEAGEVHIAPVPPMEVDRFTNNPNFSVFSYLASGVSMSLWFNQNKPPLNDVRVRQALSYAIDKQAIIEGAAAGHARPAHGPLPPTIWGYWKGVEDISYKFDPEKSKALLEEAGWKLAPGDTVRKKEGKPLKLSLFIMPADAWRRTAELLQAQFRDVGVQVEIQSYEWGALMQYLGEGRHHMNLMGYGYGDPDILYLALHSSQAGSGVNWCFVRDPDIDAAVAGQRNTVLPEERLRYAAEAQRLVVERAVWAPIYISENYVAVNKKVQGFKLNFRGTWLLHDIWLKDN, from the coding sequence ATGAGACGGTGGCGGTACATGGCCATTACTTTAGTAGTGGTCCTGGTCGCGACGGTGCTGGTGGGTTGTCGGACGCGGTCAACCGGGGAGGGCGCGAAGGAGCCTGCCCAGGAGGTCAGGCGGGGCGGGACCGTGGTCATTGGCTACATGGAAGAACCCAACACGCTCGATCCCCACAAGACCGCAGCTGGTGCTGCCTATTTCGTGATGAGTCTTATATCCGATCCCGTCGTGCAAACCGATCCCCAAACCGGCGACTTCATCCCGCACCTGGCCAAGCGGTGGGAGGTATCCGGGGACGGGCTGGAGGTCACGTTGTACCTGCGCGATGACGTAAAGTTCCACTCAGGTGTTCCGTTCACCGCGCATGCCCTGAAAGCTACGTGGGACCGAGCCTTTGATCCCAAAACCAAGACCGTCGCAGCTTCGAAGATGCTCGGGCCGGTGAAGGAAATCATCGCCCTGGACGATTACACCCTCAAATTGCGTATGGAGAAGCCTTTTGGTCCCTTGTTCTACGGCTTGTCCCTGGGAGGGTATACGCACGCCATCGATCCCACCAACCTGGAGAAGTACGGTGAAGATTATGGCCGGCATCCGGCCAGCACCGGGCCGTACAAGTTCGAAGAATGGGTGACCGGTCAGTGGATCACGCTGGTGCGAAACGAGGACTACAAGTGGGCACCCAGTTTCGCCTCCAACCAGGGTCCCCCCTATCCCGAAAAGATCCAGATCAAATACATCCTCGAGGATGCCACCCGCGTGGCGGCCCTGGAGGCCGGCGAGGTCCATATTGCCCCCGTGCCCCCCATGGAAGTTGACCGGTTCACGAATAACCCGAACTTCAGCGTGTTCTCCTACCTTGCATCAGGAGTAAGTATGTCCCTGTGGTTTAATCAGAACAAGCCCCCTCTGAACGACGTGCGGGTCAGGCAGGCCCTCTCTTACGCGATCGACAAGCAGGCCATTATAGAGGGAGCCGCCGCTGGGCACGCCCGCCCGGCCCACGGTCCCCTGCCCCCTACCATATGGGGCTACTGGAAGGGCGTAGAGGATATCAGCTACAAATTCGACCCGGAGAAGTCCAAGGCGTTGCTGGAGGAAGCCGGCTGGAAGCTGGCCCCCGGGGACACGGTTCGAAAGAAGGAGGGTAAGCCCCTCAAGCTGAGCCTCTTCATCATGCCGGCGGATGCGTGGAGGCGCACGGCCGAGCTCCTGCAGGCACAGTTCCGTGATGTTGGGGTCCAGGTGGAGATCCAGAGCTACGAGTGGGGTGCGCTCATGCAGTACCTCGGCGAAGGGCGCCACCACATGAACCTGATGGGATACGGTTACGGTGACCCCGACATCCTGTACCTCGCCCTGCACTCCTCCCAGGCGGGTTCGGGAGTGAACTGGTGTTTCGTGCGCGACCCTGACATCGACGCTGCTGTTGCGGGTCAGAGGAACACCGTGCTCCCCGAAGAACGCCTCCGCTATGCGGCCGAGGCGCAGCGGTTGGTCGTGGAACGGGCCGTTTGGGCCCCCATATACATCTCCGAGAATTACGTGGCGGTGAATAAGAAGGTGCAGGGCTTCAAGCTGAACTTCCGGGGGACCTGGCTATTGCATGACATCTGGTTGAAGGACAACTGA
- a CDS encoding S9 family peptidase — protein sequence MSATRLPKYEDLYDIKMVSDPQIDPQGNWVVFTVTEVDKESDGYRSSLWLVPTRGGEPRRLTHVGKVNMQPRWSPQGDKLAFISDRGGGNQVWVLPFSEGGEAYPVTADLRGISSPPVWRPDGKALAVVALGPAQPGEDLPERSEIKTSDRLLHKFDGTGVFGPGRQQVYVVPSSGGKATQVTWGDCDHGVPAWSPDGRRLALAVRRSADADHTALSDLYLLDVGSGEYQLLRTNFSRFLLPSPVWSPDGSRLLMVAAEGRSWGNRTPEIWLVEVESGHAESLTREFDRPPAPVDSGDIVTVDARPLPQWSPHGDRVFTLFAERGQCELYSLDLRTRDIERLSKGHRRVLTAFSMARDGSFAYTVTDPSRPNEVYYLSPTGEEKRLTDFNGFYFGEMALRPVELVTYQGPDGLPLEGWLITPGGQGPHPLILSIHGGPHGAYGFAYHHGFQCLAAQGYAVLYTNPRGSQSYGTAFAQGCVRDWGGKDFGDLMAGVDEAVRRGVADPDRLGVSGYSYGGFMTNWIITHSARFKAAVSGGCLSNLLSFYGSSDLGYLFLLDEIGGPPWETVEALLQHSPLMHVANVTTPVLFLHGEADDRCPIEQAEQIYVALRQLGKQAQLVRYPQSSHLFILTGKPSFRIDYWRRLTEWFDRYLKDRSS from the coding sequence GTGTCTGCCACCAGGTTGCCAAAGTATGAGGATTTGTATGACATCAAAATGGTGTCGGATCCACAGATTGACCCTCAGGGCAACTGGGTAGTGTTTACGGTCACAGAGGTAGACAAGGAGTCAGATGGCTACCGTTCTTCGCTGTGGCTTGTCCCCACGCGGGGCGGGGAACCCCGCCGGCTCACCCACGTGGGCAAGGTTAACATGCAACCCCGGTGGTCGCCGCAGGGAGACAAGCTGGCCTTTATTTCCGATCGCGGGGGCGGCAATCAGGTTTGGGTGCTACCCTTTTCCGAGGGAGGGGAGGCGTACCCGGTCACTGCGGATCTCAGGGGGATTTCGTCTCCACCCGTGTGGCGCCCTGATGGGAAAGCCCTGGCAGTAGTCGCTCTGGGTCCGGCTCAGCCGGGAGAAGATCTGCCCGAGAGATCTGAAATCAAGACGTCGGACCGTTTGCTACACAAGTTCGACGGGACAGGAGTGTTCGGTCCAGGCAGGCAGCAGGTGTACGTGGTTCCCTCTTCAGGAGGAAAAGCAACTCAGGTAACTTGGGGAGATTGCGATCACGGCGTGCCCGCCTGGTCGCCCGACGGTCGCCGGCTGGCCCTGGCCGTCAGGCGTAGCGCTGATGCGGACCACACCGCCCTTAGCGATCTGTATCTGCTGGATGTCGGCTCGGGCGAATATCAACTCCTGCGTACGAATTTCTCCCGCTTCCTGCTTCCCAGCCCCGTGTGGTCGCCAGACGGAAGTAGGCTGCTAATGGTGGCCGCAGAGGGCAGGTCCTGGGGGAACCGCACTCCGGAAATATGGTTAGTCGAAGTGGAAAGCGGTCATGCCGAGAGCCTGACGCGCGAATTCGATCGACCGCCAGCCCCGGTCGATAGCGGGGACATCGTGACGGTGGATGCCCGTCCTCTGCCGCAGTGGAGCCCGCACGGAGACAGGGTCTTTACCCTCTTCGCTGAAAGGGGGCAGTGCGAGCTTTATTCCCTCGACTTGCGTACGAGGGATATTGAGCGGCTCTCCAAAGGTCATCGCAGGGTCCTCACGGCCTTTTCCATGGCTCGCGACGGATCCTTCGCTTACACCGTTACCGATCCTTCCCGGCCCAACGAGGTGTACTACCTCAGTCCCACCGGAGAGGAAAAGAGGCTTACCGACTTCAACGGGTTCTATTTCGGCGAGATGGCGTTGCGACCGGTAGAGTTGGTCACGTATCAAGGACCTGATGGCCTCCCGCTGGAAGGCTGGCTGATAACCCCCGGGGGACAGGGGCCTCACCCCCTGATCCTCAGCATCCACGGAGGGCCCCACGGGGCTTACGGGTTTGCCTACCATCACGGGTTCCAGTGCCTGGCGGCCCAGGGTTACGCCGTGCTCTACACCAACCCCCGCGGCAGCCAGTCATACGGGACTGCCTTCGCCCAAGGTTGCGTGCGGGATTGGGGTGGCAAGGATTTCGGTGACCTCATGGCTGGCGTGGATGAAGCGGTCAGGCGGGGGGTCGCCGATCCCGATCGGCTGGGAGTGTCGGGATATAGCTACGGCGGCTTCATGACCAACTGGATCATAACCCACAGTGCTCGATTCAAGGCTGCGGTCTCGGGCGGGTGCCTTAGCAACCTATTGAGCTTTTACGGCTCGTCCGACCTGGGGTATTTGTTCCTTCTGGATGAAATCGGAGGGCCTCCTTGGGAAACGGTAGAAGCCCTTCTCCAGCACTCTCCCCTGATGCACGTGGCCAACGTTACCACTCCCGTGCTCTTCCTGCACGGAGAAGCCGACGACCGTTGCCCCATTGAGCAGGCCGAGCAAATTTACGTGGCGCTCCGGCAACTGGGAAAGCAGGCGCAACTCGTGCGCTACCCCCAGAGTAGCCATCTGTTCATACTCACCGGCAAGCCGAGCTTCAGGATCGACTACTGGCGGCGCCTCACCGAATGGTTCGACCGGTATCTGAAGGACCGGAGCAGCTGA
- the nikB gene encoding nickel ABC transporter permease produces the protein MSTYLAKRVLGTIPVLVGVSILVFSMLHFVPGDPARIMLGMEAGAEDVARLRKQLGLDDPLAVQYLRFAGGALRGDLGRSLKSNRPVVEEITARFPATLKLAFCSLSIAVSVGVVAGVLAAKHHQSLLDNAVMLGAIVGVSVPGFWLGLMLIFLFAVNLRWFPVAGAATLRHLVLPSLSLGLMASAVVARITRSSVLEVMRQDYIRTARSKGLSERIVMYRHALKNALIPVVTVVGLQFGGLLGGAVIVEQVFAWPGLGTLAVTALQARDFPMVQGIVLYMALGYVLVNLIVDVMYSYLDPRIRYQ, from the coding sequence ATGTCTACTTACCTTGCCAAGCGGGTTCTGGGAACCATTCCGGTGCTGGTGGGCGTGTCGATACTGGTGTTCTCTATGCTACATTTTGTGCCCGGGGACCCGGCACGCATCATGCTGGGCATGGAGGCGGGAGCAGAAGACGTGGCCCGGCTGCGAAAGCAGCTGGGTCTGGATGATCCGTTGGCAGTGCAGTACCTGAGGTTTGCTGGGGGGGCTCTGCGGGGTGACCTGGGACGTTCCCTGAAGAGCAATCGCCCGGTTGTGGAGGAAATAACGGCGCGGTTCCCTGCCACCTTGAAACTGGCATTCTGTAGCCTCAGCATAGCCGTCTCCGTCGGCGTCGTGGCTGGAGTGCTGGCAGCAAAGCACCATCAATCACTGCTGGATAACGCGGTCATGTTAGGGGCGATAGTGGGGGTCAGCGTCCCCGGTTTCTGGCTCGGACTGATGCTCATCTTCCTTTTTGCGGTCAATCTCCGCTGGTTCCCGGTCGCGGGAGCCGCGACTCTTCGGCACCTGGTGTTGCCGAGCCTTTCGTTGGGGCTGATGGCGTCCGCAGTTGTGGCGCGCATTACCCGTTCTTCGGTTCTGGAGGTCATGCGCCAGGACTACATCCGAACGGCACGTTCGAAGGGCCTATCGGAACGAATCGTCATGTACCGTCACGCGCTCAAGAACGCCCTGATACCCGTGGTCACCGTCGTGGGATTACAGTTCGGCGGCCTCCTCGGCGGCGCGGTGATTGTCGAGCAGGTGTTCGCCTGGCCTGGCCTGGGGACGTTAGCCGTCACTGCTTTACAGGCCCGAGACTTTCCTATGGTGCAGGGCATTGTTCTGTACATGGCGCTGGGATACGTGCTTGTGAACCTGATAGTGGACGTAATGTACAGCTATCTTGATCCACGCATCCGTTATCAGTGA
- a CDS encoding cupin domain-containing protein, which produces MLGDVVRQLRRAKGLTLQQVSELTGLSAAFISQVENNQANPTLSSLRKIASAVGTSVFALLAQGELGEAACVRIPRDHRRSFVAPGFNTTFELASASHPGAKIQAVWVELEPGMETCDEPMCHGPWDAEEWALVIEGEVDLEAGTEGCRLQAGDAVHFRPAVPHKYRNTGKTRARFICIMCPPTF; this is translated from the coding sequence GTGCTGGGGGATGTCGTCAGGCAGTTGCGCAGGGCCAAAGGGCTCACCCTGCAGCAGGTTTCCGAGTTGACCGGGTTGAGCGCTGCCTTTATCTCGCAGGTTGAGAATAATCAGGCGAACCCCACGTTGTCTTCGTTGCGCAAAATCGCCAGTGCCGTAGGGACTTCGGTATTCGCGTTGTTGGCTCAGGGCGAGCTGGGGGAGGCGGCCTGTGTCCGCATACCACGCGACCACCGCAGGTCGTTCGTGGCCCCTGGATTCAACACCACCTTCGAGCTGGCCTCGGCGTCCCACCCCGGGGCGAAAATTCAGGCTGTGTGGGTGGAACTTGAACCGGGTATGGAGACGTGCGACGAGCCCATGTGTCATGGTCCGTGGGACGCCGAGGAGTGGGCACTGGTAATAGAGGGCGAGGTGGATCTTGAGGCTGGTACCGAAGGATGCCGGCTCCAGGCGGGCGATGCTGTCCACTTTCGTCCCGCAGTTCCCCACAAGTATCGCAACACGGGCAAGACGCGCGCGCGGTTCATATGTATCATGTGCCCGCCCACGTTCTAG